The following nucleotide sequence is from Thermodesulfobacteriota bacterium.
GGTAATTACTGAAGTGACTATTTTTCGCGTGCTGATACCCTTCAGCTTACTTCGGGCTCATTCATCTACTATCAATCATTTGTCTTTTTTTACTTTGTCTTGATACAAAGTAACAAAAATCAAGGGCTAGCAAAAAATTAGGATTTATTAAATCAATTCCTACAGCTAAAAATATTTAATTCGACCACAATCCCAAATCTTTTTTTAAGCTTCCGGAATTGATTTTGGCAATTTTTTGAATGCCCAGTTAAATCATTTTTCTTGAGGAAAGGTTTAGAAAAAGAGTACGTTCAAAATCAAAATATTATCCACAGATTATGTGGCATCTACAGCAATTACTCAAGAGGGTGTTTGGGTATGTGCTGATCCCCTGCAGCTTACTGCAAGGTTATTTATTTTTCTTCTCATTTAACCATTTGGCGTGATATATATTCAATCGGTTTTAGCAACGTGTTTTCCGAATCGGTAACGACAATATCGGGTTTAATTCCAGTTCCTTCAGGGCTTGTTCCATCATCGAAAAATATCTGCCTTGCAGTTAATTTCAATAATCCTGGACATCGCTTATCCCCCACATTAAACAGAATCCATCTTTCCTGGACAGTTCCCTTTCCATATGTGGGTTCACCCATAATTACAGCGCCTTGACGTTTTAATACGCCAGCGATGACCTCTGTTGCAGAAGCTGATTTATTATTTACGATTACCACCCATTTAAATTTCGAATATGCACCATCTTTTTTCACAACATATTCATCGGTTCGTTTTTGTGATTTTAGTGTTGTAAAATATGGGTCTCCTCTTGCCCTCAATACAAGCCTCAAAAAGGCTTTCATGTCAAATATACTCCCACCAATATTATTCCTCATATCAAGAATGATTGTTTCGATGCCCGCTTTCTTAAATATATCCAGCACTTCAACCAAATTGCTCGTACTGAAGCTATCCACATCCTCCCACGCTATGTAACCTGAATTGATATGCTTGATGATCCTATAGGGAATTTGTATTTTCTTTTTTCTTTCAATTGGATCTGCAATCATTTCATTGAAATCACTGAAACAGGCATTATGAGATTCAAACCAATGCGGGCTAAGATACTTCACCTTCGTATCTTCGGGAAGGCAAATATTTAATAAGGCATTAACCATTGATATACTATCGCTGTCCTCCGAGATGTATCTATTATTATTCCAGTTTGAGTACAGGCATTGTACAAATCTATTCCACCTCTCTTTGGAGGAGATATATAATGATTCGTCCTTTACCAGTAGTGTGATTTCGCGGTAGGTTTTTGATAATGAGTTTATAGCTGGCGAGGTATTGACGGGATCCTTTGACGAATCAATTGGGTGGTTGGCGCAAGATACAAACAGGACACATAAAAGAAACTAATTGCAATTTTTGAGAAACATTATCTGCCTTCTCTATGCATGTTCTTGAGTCGTGAATCTATCTCTAATCACATATTTCGGACCAACTAATCGAGGTTTATAATTTATGCGACGACTTTACATTTTACAAAATTGATTATTAAAAATAAACAATACAAGCTAAAAGACCGCAATTCATGATACAAAGGCAAGCATGTCCAGGTTTATTTACAGTATGAATAAATCAAGTGTATTATGTTAATATTTATAAGCGAGGAAATGAATTACTAATATTTGAAGAGCTTTTATAAAATTTGTTGAAACATGGCAAAGAAAAAGGAAAAACAAGATGAATTGAAAAAGGCTGGGGAGCATCTGGTAAGGGCAACTACTGAGGGCATTTTAGGTGTTGAATATGCTGTTAAGGGTCTGAAGAATCTGCTGAGGGAGTCAGAGGGTAGAGAACTCTTCTTTAGTTTAACAGGCAGGTTTATAGGATTAGGACTTGGTCTTATTACGAGCCTTCCTGAGATTGTTAGGCAAGTCAGAAAATACAAGTCAGAATCGACCGATAGGTCAAGAAAGAAGTCAAGGAAGATCAAGATTGATTAATTCCTTTCCAGACAAATCTTACGCCGAAATCACTGTTCAAAGATTTAAAGAAGTTAATGGTAAGATAACGTCAAGTGAAGAGGAGTTGCTTTTTTTGTTATCCTCTTACAGTCATTTTCTTGGAAGGGCTATCATCAGATATCCCGGCATTTTACGAACTTTAATTGAATCGGATTTTGTGGAAAGGCAGAAACCACTTGAAGCGTTTATTGAGGAAACCATTTG
It contains:
- a CDS encoding S41 family peptidase — its product is MVNALLNICLPEDTKVKYLSPHWFESHNACFSDFNEMIADPIERKKKIQIPYRIIKHINSGYIAWEDVDSFSTSNLVEVLDIFKKAGIETIILDMRNNIGGSIFDMKAFLRLVLRARGDPYFTTLKSQKRTDEYVVKKDGAYSKFKWVVIVNNKSASATEVIAGVLKRQGAVIMGEPTYGKGTVQERWILFNVGDKRCPGLLKLTARQIFFDDGTSPEGTGIKPDIVVTDSENTLLKPIEYISRQMVK